Proteins co-encoded in one uncultured Draconibacterium sp. genomic window:
- a CDS encoding Crp/Fnr family transcriptional regulator — translation MNSINTGDCIKKGKLNGGGCNTCIKNYKHNIFSPLSEEEIDFLVDKKRQIIYNVGETIAKQNTASTSVICINEGLAKFYVESSSGKNVIIRIAKAGDFITGGGLFNGNVQHFSVSAITKVTCCMIDSANLTGILENNSDFAVKLLRNHTKQNNYLLKKLVDHTQKYMPGRVADTLLYLKNEIFNSESFSVPLTRQELADMSNMTKESFVRILHQFKDSKYIDTKGNTISILDESSLVSISQNG, via the coding sequence ATGAACAGTATTAATACCGGAGATTGTATTAAAAAGGGGAAGCTTAATGGAGGAGGTTGTAATACTTGTATAAAAAATTACAAACACAATATCTTTTCACCTTTAAGTGAAGAGGAAATTGACTTTCTGGTAGACAAAAAAAGACAAATTATTTACAATGTTGGAGAAACCATTGCGAAACAAAATACAGCATCAACTTCAGTAATTTGTATTAACGAAGGCCTTGCAAAATTTTATGTCGAAAGTTCAAGTGGTAAGAACGTTATTATAAGAATTGCCAAAGCAGGAGATTTTATCACCGGCGGTGGACTGTTTAATGGAAATGTGCAGCATTTTAGTGTATCGGCTATAACCAAAGTAACATGCTGTATGATTGATTCGGCCAACCTGACCGGCATTTTGGAAAACAACAGCGATTTTGCAGTAAAGTTATTACGAAACCACACCAAACAAAATAATTACCTACTTAAAAAACTGGTCGACCATACCCAAAAATATATGCCTGGAAGAGTAGCCGATACTTTATTGTATTTAAAGAATGAAATTTTCAATTCTGAAAGCTTTTCGGTACCACTTACGCGGCAGGAATTAGCAGACATGTCGAACATGACAAAAGAAAGCTTTGTGAGGATACTACATCAATTTAAAGATTCAAAATACATCGATACCAAGGGAAACACAATCAGCATTTTAGACGAAAGTTCATTAGTTTCCATCAGTCAAAACGGATAA
- a CDS encoding DUF5777 family beta-barrel protein, producing MKKYILILIILGVTFSSSFAQEEAADPVYAFNSGILIDAQTSFIPDARTLEFVIQHKFGSLENGKSDLWGIYAPGSNVRLGLNYVPIKNVQIGAGITKKFMYTDFNAKWKVLQQKTSGMPVSFTLFGNVAIDGRNAESIGTGKTVDTKGQTMPNYIDLNDRLSYFSQALVTRKFCEGFTLQAGASFTHYNMAGWDYNHDVIGLHFSGKIKFSPQGSFIFNYDKPLKIKDITEQYTWDTHAKENLAVGVEFFTFTHAFQIYVGTAQGILPQDMMMYNQNDWTNKGLAIGFTITRIWMF from the coding sequence ATGAAAAAATACATATTGATTCTGATTATTTTAGGAGTTACTTTTTCCAGTTCATTTGCTCAGGAGGAGGCAGCTGATCCGGTATACGCATTTAACAGCGGTATATTGATTGATGCGCAAACGTCTTTTATTCCTGATGCGAGAACACTGGAATTTGTTATTCAACACAAATTTGGTTCACTCGAAAACGGTAAATCCGACTTGTGGGGAATTTATGCTCCGGGTTCTAATGTACGTTTAGGACTAAATTATGTACCAATAAAAAATGTTCAAATCGGGGCAGGTATCACCAAAAAGTTTATGTACACCGATTTTAATGCAAAGTGGAAAGTACTTCAGCAAAAAACCAGCGGTATGCCGGTTTCGTTCACCCTTTTTGGAAACGTCGCAATTGATGGAAGAAATGCTGAATCGATTGGAACCGGAAAAACCGTTGATACAAAAGGACAGACGATGCCTAATTATATTGACTTAAACGATCGCCTATCCTATTTCTCGCAGGCATTGGTTACACGTAAATTTTGCGAAGGTTTTACATTACAGGCCGGAGCAAGTTTTACCCACTATAATATGGCAGGCTGGGATTACAACCACGATGTAATTGGTCTTCATTTTAGTGGAAAGATTAAATTCTCTCCACAGGGATCTTTTATTTTCAACTACGACAAGCCTCTTAAGATTAAAGACATTACAGAACAGTACACCTGGGATACTCATGCTAAAGAAAACCTGGCAGTTGGTGTTGAATTTTTTACGTTCACCCACGCTTTCCAAATATATGTTGGAACGGCACAGGGAATACTTCCGCAGGATATGATGATGTATAACCAAAACGACTGGACCAACAAAGGACTGGCCATTGGTTTCACAATTACCCGTATTTGGATGTTCTAA
- a CDS encoding TlpA disulfide reductase family protein gives MKKLLSILSITLFAMTAFAQLSTIPEKEIPEDYGYIVKIGQQMPAIEMELTDGTKVSTADLKGKVTMLQFTASWCSVCRKEMPHIEKDIWQKHKDNDDFVLIGVDMDEPLDKVKDFKETMKITYPLALDPGADIFYTFAAKGAGVTRNVIIDKTGKIVYMTRLFKEEEFKEMVDVIDLLLKK, from the coding sequence ATGAAAAAACTACTATCCATCCTCAGCATAACATTATTCGCAATGACAGCATTTGCACAACTAAGCACAATTCCGGAGAAAGAAATTCCGGAAGATTACGGTTACATTGTGAAAATTGGCCAGCAAATGCCGGCAATTGAAATGGAACTAACCGACGGTACAAAAGTATCGACAGCCGATTTAAAAGGAAAAGTAACGATGTTACAGTTTACCGCCAGCTGGTGTTCGGTTTGCCGAAAAGAAATGCCGCATATTGAAAAAGACATTTGGCAAAAACACAAGGATAACGATGATTTTGTATTGATTGGTGTTGATATGGACGAACCGCTCGATAAGGTTAAAGATTTTAAAGAAACGATGAAGATAACCTATCCGCTGGCACTTGACCCTGGCGCTGATATCTTTTACACTTTCGCGGCAAAAGGCGCCGGAGTTACCAGAAACGTAATTATCGACAAAACAGGAAAGATTGTATACATGACCCGCTTGTTTAAAGAAGAAGAGTTCAAAGAAATGGTGGATGTAATCGATCTTTTATTGAAAAAATAA
- the hisH gene encoding imidazole glycerol phosphate synthase subunit HisH, translating into MNIVIIKYNAGNIESVNNALNRLDVNAEITADHDKIRNADKVIFPGVGEASTTMAYLRENKLDELIVSLKQPVLGICLGLQLMCSHSEENDTECLGIFDEKVKRFIPKPGEEYITKVPHMGWNAIKDLKSDLFSSDLENEYVYFVHSYYAEKSEHTIATCDYILPFSAALHRDNFYATQFHPEKSGTIGAKILENFLKL; encoded by the coding sequence ATGAATATTGTAATAATAAAATACAACGCCGGGAACATTGAGTCGGTAAACAATGCGCTAAACCGTCTGGACGTGAATGCTGAAATAACTGCCGATCACGACAAGATAAGAAATGCTGATAAAGTTATTTTCCCGGGAGTTGGTGAAGCCAGTACTACCATGGCTTACCTGCGCGAAAACAAGCTCGATGAACTGATCGTTTCATTAAAACAACCGGTTTTGGGTATTTGCTTGGGATTGCAGCTGATGTGTTCGCATTCGGAAGAAAATGATACAGAATGCCTTGGCATTTTCGATGAAAAGGTGAAACGCTTTATTCCAAAGCCTGGCGAAGAATATATTACTAAAGTTCCTCACATGGGCTGGAATGCCATTAAAGACCTGAAAAGCGACCTTTTTTCGTCCGATCTGGAAAATGAGTACGTTTATTTTGTACACTCGTATTACGCCGAAAAAAGCGAGCATACCATTGCAACCTGCGACTATATTCTGCCGTTCAGTGCTGCATTGCATCGCGATAATTTTTATGCTACACAATTCCACCCTGAAAAAAGCGGGACAATTGGTGCAAAAATATTGGAGAACTTCCTAAAACTCTGA
- the purU gene encoding formyltetrahydrofolate deformylase → MKTIKTLREKKDTAILLIHCPDKQGILATVTEFLNKNKGNILYLDQHVDRQEKIFYMRVEWELENFAIPADKIGEYFDTLIGSPLQMNWKIYFSNSVPRMALFVSKMPHCLFDILARYTAGEWDVEIPMIISNHETLRPVAERFDIDFHHFPITKANKAEQEAAELKLMKDNNIDFVVLARYMQILSEDFVKNYPNKVINIHHSFLPAFAGAKPYHAAHERGVKIIGATSHYVTSDLDAGPIIEQDVTRCSHVDTVEKLIRKGRDLEKIVLSKAVYKHLQRKVLVYKNRTVVFN, encoded by the coding sequence ATGAAGACAATAAAAACACTACGCGAGAAAAAGGACACTGCAATATTACTGATACACTGTCCGGATAAGCAAGGAATTCTTGCCACGGTAACTGAATTTCTGAATAAAAATAAAGGTAATATCCTTTACCTCGATCAGCATGTCGATCGTCAGGAAAAGATCTTTTACATGCGAGTAGAGTGGGAACTGGAAAATTTTGCCATTCCTGCCGATAAGATCGGTGAGTACTTCGACACCTTGATTGGCAGCCCGCTGCAAATGAACTGGAAAATCTATTTCTCTAATTCTGTTCCGCGAATGGCACTGTTTGTATCGAAAATGCCGCATTGTTTGTTCGATATTCTGGCGCGTTACACAGCAGGTGAATGGGATGTTGAAATACCAATGATCATTAGTAACCATGAAACCTTACGTCCGGTTGCCGAACGTTTTGATATTGATTTTCATCATTTCCCGATAACAAAAGCAAACAAGGCCGAACAGGAAGCTGCTGAGTTAAAATTGATGAAAGATAATAACATCGATTTTGTGGTTTTGGCGCGCTACATGCAGATTCTTTCTGAAGATTTTGTAAAGAATTATCCGAATAAGGTGATTAACATTCACCATTCATTCTTGCCTGCATTTGCGGGTGCAAAACCTTATCACGCAGCACACGAGCGCGGCGTGAAAATTATTGGTGCAACAAGCCATTATGTAACTTCCGATCTTGATGCCGGCCCAATTATTGAACAAGACGTTACCCGCTGTAGCCACGTTGACACGGTAGAAAAACTAATTCGCAAGGGTCGCGATCTGGAAAAGATTGTCCTTTCAAAAGCTGTTTACAAACACCTTCAGCGCAAAGTATTGGTTTACAAAAACAGAACAGTTGTGTTTAACTAG
- the hisD gene encoding histidinol dehydrogenase produces the protein MKTYINPDRNTWTEILKRPLFDVSELYGRVQNILTEIREQGDVKLREYTERFDGVKVDKFEVSAEEIAKAEASIGQDLKEAIALAAENIKAFHSAQMPEVRKMETRPGVICWQKPVAIEKVGLYIPGGTAPLFSTVLMLALPAKIAGCNQIVLCSPPDKNGEIHPAILYAAKVAGVTQIYKLGGVQAIGAMAYGTETVPKTYKIFGPGNQYVTAAKQLVSMNEVSIDMPAGPSEVLVVADETSNPAFVASDLLSQAEHGADSQVVLVTNNEETLKQVIAEVEAQVAQLPRKELAAKALSNSVLIVVSDDAERLDLINEYAPEHLIISTKSYMELADKITNAGSVFLGEFTPESAGDYASGTNHTLPTNGWARSYSGVNLDSFLKKITFQEISEEGLLTIGPAIEKMAATEELEAHKNAVTLRLKSLAD, from the coding sequence ATGAAGACTTATATAAATCCGGATAGAAATACCTGGACTGAAATTTTAAAACGCCCACTTTTCGATGTTTCGGAGTTGTACGGTCGCGTACAAAATATATTAACCGAAATTCGTGAACAGGGAGATGTAAAATTGCGCGAATATACCGAACGTTTCGATGGTGTAAAAGTGGATAAATTCGAGGTTTCAGCGGAAGAAATTGCCAAAGCAGAAGCTTCAATCGGTCAGGATTTAAAAGAGGCAATTGCTTTAGCTGCAGAAAACATTAAAGCTTTTCACAGCGCTCAAATGCCGGAGGTCAGAAAAATGGAGACTCGTCCCGGTGTAATCTGCTGGCAAAAACCGGTAGCTATCGAAAAGGTTGGATTGTACATTCCGGGCGGGACGGCGCCACTGTTTTCAACAGTATTAATGTTGGCGCTACCTGCAAAAATTGCGGGCTGTAATCAAATTGTTCTTTGCTCGCCACCCGATAAAAATGGCGAGATCCATCCGGCAATTTTATATGCTGCAAAAGTTGCAGGCGTTACTCAAATTTACAAATTGGGCGGTGTGCAGGCCATCGGAGCAATGGCTTATGGTACCGAAACTGTTCCGAAAACCTACAAAATATTTGGTCCAGGCAATCAATACGTAACAGCTGCCAAACAACTGGTTAGCATGAACGAGGTTTCGATTGATATGCCGGCCGGTCCGTCAGAGGTGTTGGTTGTTGCCGATGAAACTTCAAATCCGGCTTTTGTCGCTTCCGATCTTTTGTCGCAGGCTGAGCACGGTGCCGATAGTCAAGTTGTTTTAGTTACCAACAACGAAGAAACTTTAAAGCAAGTAATTGCTGAAGTAGAAGCACAGGTGGCTCAATTACCAAGAAAAGAACTGGCTGCAAAAGCACTTTCAAACAGTGTTTTGATTGTTGTTTCGGATGACGCAGAACGTCTGGATTTAATCAATGAATATGCGCCGGAACACCTTATCATTAGCACAAAAAGTTATATGGAACTGGCGGATAAAATCACCAATGCCGGATCGGTTTTCCTGGGTGAATTTACTCCTGAAAGTGCAGGAGATTATGCTTCAGGCACCAATCACACTTTACCCACCAACGGCTGGGCTCGCTCATACAGCGGTGTTAACCTGGATAGTTTCCTGAAAAAGATAACCTTTCAAGAGATTAGTGAAGAAGGGCTTTTGACAATTGGCCCTGCTATTGAAAAAATGGCAGCCACCGAAGAGCTTGAAGCGCACAAAAATGCTGTAACTTTACGGTTGAAATCTTTAGCTGATTAG
- the hisB gene encoding bifunctional histidinol-phosphatase/imidazoleglycerol-phosphate dehydratase HisB, with amino-acid sequence MKKVLFIDRDGTLNFETADEQIDAFEKLEFLPKVFRNMHYIAKNLDYELVMVTNQDGLGTDSFPEDTFWPVHNFILKAFENEGVVFDDICIDRHFPEDNSTTRKPATGMLTKYIEGDYDLANSYVIGDRKTDIMLAKNLGAKGIFINNGDQVEELEKEGLADTCALISDDWDDIYACVAAPQRTAKVVRTTKETDISIALNLDGSGVCNISTGLGFFDHMLEQIGRHSGVDLNIQVKGDLQVDEHHTIEDTALALGEAFKNAVGNKLGMERYGFCLPMDECLVMAAIDFGGRPWLVWEAEFKREMVGDMPTEMFMHFFKSFSDAALCNLNIKAEGANEHHKIEAIFKALAKSIKMAIRRDVFNFELPSTKGTL; translated from the coding sequence ATGAAGAAAGTACTATTCATAGACCGCGACGGAACATTAAACTTCGAGACTGCCGATGAGCAAATCGATGCTTTTGAGAAACTGGAGTTTCTTCCAAAGGTTTTTCGCAATATGCATTATATCGCCAAAAACCTGGATTACGAACTGGTGATGGTTACCAACCAGGATGGACTGGGCACCGATTCGTTTCCGGAAGATACTTTTTGGCCGGTACACAACTTCATCTTAAAAGCATTTGAAAACGAAGGTGTGGTTTTTGACGACATTTGCATCGACCGCCACTTTCCTGAAGATAATTCAACCACCCGTAAACCGGCAACCGGAATGTTAACGAAATATATTGAAGGTGATTACGACCTGGCAAACAGCTATGTTATCGGCGATAGAAAGACCGATATTATGCTGGCCAAAAATCTGGGTGCAAAAGGTATTTTCATTAATAATGGCGACCAGGTAGAAGAGCTGGAAAAAGAAGGATTGGCAGATACTTGTGCGTTAATTTCCGACGATTGGGACGATATTTATGCTTGTGTAGCAGCTCCTCAACGAACTGCAAAAGTTGTTCGTACAACGAAAGAAACTGATATTTCAATTGCGCTGAACCTTGATGGTTCTGGCGTGTGCAATATTTCAACCGGTTTGGGATTTTTCGATCACATGTTGGAACAAATTGGCCGACACAGTGGTGTTGACCTAAACATTCAGGTAAAAGGCGATTTACAGGTTGATGAACACCACACCATTGAAGATACAGCGCTGGCACTTGGCGAAGCATTTAAAAACGCAGTTGGTAACAAACTTGGAATGGAGCGTTATGGTTTTTGCCTGCCAATGGACGAATGTCTTGTTATGGCAGCCATTGATTTTGGCGGACGTCCATGGTTGGTTTGGGAAGCCGAATTTAAACGCGAAATGGTTGGCGACATGCCCACCGAAATGTTTATGCATTTCTTTAAATCATTCTCCGATGCCGCATTGTGCAATTTGAATATAAAAGCAGAAGGAGCCAACGAACACCATAAAATTGAAGCTATTTTTAAAGCTTTGGCAAAATCAATAAAAATGGCCATTCGCCGCGATGTATTCAATTTTGAATTACCATCAACAAAAGGAACATTATAA
- a CDS encoding GIY-YIG nuclease family protein, with amino-acid sequence MKGGYVYIMSNEKRTTFYIGVTSDLKKRIADHKNGIGSEFTTKYKLSDLMYYEDFPDIYQAIDWEKQLKNWHRDWKINLIKSVNPEMNDLYWEIR; translated from the coding sequence ATGAAAGGAGGATATGTTTATATTATGAGTAATGAAAAAAGAACCACTTTTTATATTGGTGTAACTAGTGATCTGAAAAAAAGGATCGCCGATCACAAGAATGGAATTGGTTCAGAATTTACAACAAAGTATAAGCTATCAGATTTAATGTACTACGAAGATTTTCCGGATATTTACCAAGCCATCGATTGGGAAAAACAACTGAAGAACTGGCATCGGGATTGGAAAATCAACCTTATAAAATCTGTTAATCCAGAAATGAATGATCTTTATTGGGAGATAAGATAA
- the hisC gene encoding histidinol-phosphate transaminase: MELSNLLRENIKNLKPYSSARDEYSGDAMVFLDANENPFNEPYNRYPDPLQRLVKEKIAVLKKVEAENIFLGNGSDEPIDLLIRAFCEPGKDNVVTIDPTYGMYKVAADISGVELRKVSLTDDFQLNINDMLGAVDKHTKLIFLCSPNNPTGNSLKKEAMLELANQFEGLVVIDEAYIDFAPGKTLMDELEHYPNLVILQTFSKAWGMAGIRLGMAFGSVELINILNKIKYPYNLNILTQEKAMELLDKKVTVQKWVKLLIAEREKMEKLLVEFPFVVKVYPSDANFLLVKMHDARGIYNYLVDEGIIVRDRSKVHLCDETLRITIGNSEENENLLSTLKKLI, encoded by the coding sequence ATGGAACTGAGTAATTTATTAAGAGAAAACATAAAAAACCTGAAGCCTTACTCATCAGCACGCGACGAGTACAGTGGCGATGCCATGGTTTTTCTAGATGCTAACGAAAACCCGTTTAACGAGCCCTACAATCGTTATCCCGATCCTTTGCAGCGACTGGTAAAAGAAAAAATAGCAGTCTTAAAAAAAGTAGAAGCTGAAAATATTTTCCTTGGAAACGGCAGTGATGAACCGATCGATTTACTGATTCGTGCATTTTGTGAGCCGGGAAAAGACAACGTTGTTACCATCGATCCAACATACGGCATGTACAAGGTGGCCGCTGATATTTCCGGTGTTGAACTTCGGAAAGTTTCATTAACTGATGATTTTCAACTGAACATAAACGACATGCTTGGAGCAGTTGACAAGCATACCAAGTTAATATTTTTATGTTCGCCCAACAATCCAACCGGAAACAGCCTGAAAAAAGAAGCCATGCTTGAATTGGCAAATCAATTTGAAGGATTAGTGGTTATTGATGAAGCTTACATTGATTTTGCTCCGGGCAAAACGTTAATGGATGAATTAGAACACTACCCAAATCTGGTAATTCTGCAAACATTTTCAAAAGCCTGGGGAATGGCCGGAATTCGTTTGGGAATGGCCTTTGGCAGCGTGGAGTTGATTAATATTCTAAATAAAATAAAGTATCCGTACAACCTGAATATTCTTACACAGGAGAAGGCCATGGAATTGCTCGACAAAAAAGTCACCGTTCAGAAATGGGTGAAACTATTGATTGCCGAGCGCGAAAAAATGGAAAAGCTGCTTGTTGAATTTCCTTTTGTAGTTAAAGTTTATCCATCCGATGCCAATTTTCTGTTGGTGAAAATGCACGACGCACGTGGAATATACAACTACCTTGTTGATGAAGGAATTATTGTACGCGATCGCTCTAAAGTTCATTTGTGCGATGAAACTCTGCGCATTACCATCGGCAACTCAGAAGAGAATGAAAACCTGCTTAGCACCCTTAAAAAACTAATTTAA
- the argB gene encoding acetylglutamate kinase codes for MDRLTIIKVGGKVVEESESLNALLDQFSKISGNKLLVHGGGRTATEIARRLGIETKMVDGRRITDSDMLEVVTMVYGGLVNKKIVAGLQARDMNAVGLTGADLGLIKAHKRPVQEIDYGFVGDVDDVNARELRMLIDENVIPVVAPLTHDANGQLLNTNADTIASELAVELSNYFKVYLFYCFEKRGVLTDPNDETSVIYDLDYKLFDQYKNEGIISEGMIPKLDNGFRAKAKGVQEILITNPENIATGRGTRLI; via the coding sequence ATGGACAGGTTAACAATTATAAAAGTAGGTGGGAAAGTAGTTGAAGAATCCGAATCGTTAAATGCGCTGCTCGATCAGTTCAGTAAAATATCCGGAAACAAATTACTGGTTCATGGAGGAGGACGAACAGCTACAGAAATAGCCCGGCGCCTGGGAATTGAAACAAAAATGGTGGATGGCCGCCGTATTACCGATTCCGATATGCTTGAAGTTGTAACCATGGTCTACGGAGGATTGGTGAATAAAAAGATTGTTGCAGGATTGCAGGCTCGAGACATGAATGCAGTTGGTCTTACCGGGGCCGACCTCGGATTAATAAAAGCCCACAAACGCCCGGTTCAGGAGATTGATTATGGTTTTGTTGGCGATGTAGACGATGTTAACGCACGCGAACTTCGAATGCTCATTGATGAAAATGTAATTCCTGTGGTAGCACCGCTAACCCACGATGCCAATGGCCAGCTACTAAATACAAATGCCGATACCATTGCCTCTGAATTAGCCGTTGAATTATCCAACTACTTTAAGGTATACCTTTTCTACTGTTTTGAAAAACGTGGAGTATTAACCGATCCAAACGATGAAACTTCTGTAATTTACGATTTGGACTACAAATTATTTGATCAGTACAAAAACGAAGGCATTATTAGCGAAGGAATGATTCCGAAGCTGGATAATGGTTTCCGTGCAAAAGCAAAAGGTGTGCAGGAAATTCTGATTACTAATCCTGAAAACATTGCAACCGGACGAGGCACGCGACTAATATAA
- a CDS encoding cytochrome c3 family protein has product MNYKSISKLFMLGFILAFMFSSCTKEGPMGPAGANGIDGTNGTDGTDGVDGNVSCLVCHSAEVMDEITLAFATTKHVTGSSWARGTSSSCGRCHSSDGFVEYTRSGEAIGAAISTSMSCETCHDNHSSLEEGITAPLRDVGDEVEFIANPGTSRDFEAGNLCATCHQARRPHTDYYASEAKTATRTFTGDDIAVYQAHGAVGPNGSKTLNATKDTLTVVFDIPTTHVYTSSTHAGPHHGPQANIIAANIGTAQGVPFEAPHHNCVNCHLHGDAGGHGHTFAPDYPTMCNDCHGDLVDVEGDQAAIAARMAVVEAALEDIGAIHVAADGVHPMYASLPKAQWDAFWNFMCLWEDSSHGVHNFVYADQLLDQAENALGL; this is encoded by the coding sequence ATGAACTACAAATCTATTTCAAAATTATTCATGCTAGGCTTTATTCTGGCATTCATGTTTTCTTCATGTACAAAAGAAGGGCCGATGGGGCCTGCCGGTGCTAACGGAATTGATGGCACAAACGGAACTGACGGTACCGACGGAGTTGATGGGAATGTTTCATGTTTGGTTTGTCACTCGGCTGAAGTGATGGATGAAATTACCCTTGCATTTGCAACAACCAAGCATGTTACTGGCTCATCATGGGCTCGGGGAACTTCTTCTTCTTGCGGGCGTTGTCACTCAAGCGATGGTTTTGTTGAGTATACAAGATCAGGAGAAGCAATTGGAGCTGCGATCTCAACATCCATGTCTTGTGAAACCTGCCACGACAATCATAGCAGTTTAGAAGAAGGAATTACTGCTCCTCTCCGAGATGTTGGTGATGAAGTTGAATTCATTGCTAACCCGGGAACTTCAAGAGATTTTGAAGCCGGTAATTTATGTGCTACCTGTCACCAGGCACGCCGACCTCATACTGATTATTATGCATCAGAAGCAAAAACAGCTACTCGCACTTTCACAGGTGATGATATTGCAGTTTATCAAGCCCACGGTGCTGTTGGACCAAATGGATCAAAAACGTTAAATGCTACTAAAGATACATTAACTGTAGTATTTGATATTCCTACTACTCACGTTTATACCAGCAGTACACATGCCGGGCCACACCATGGTCCTCAAGCAAATATTATCGCTGCTAATATTGGTACCGCTCAAGGTGTACCATTTGAAGCACCACACCACAACTGTGTAAATTGTCACTTACACGGCGATGCCGGTGGACATGGTCACACTTTCGCGCCTGATTACCCAACAATGTGTAACGATTGCCACGGAGACCTTGTTGATGTAGAAGGCGACCAGGCTGCTATTGCTGCGAGAATGGCTGTTGTTGAAGCTGCTTTAGAAGACATTGGTGCTATCCACGTTGCCGCAGACGGAGTACATCCTATGTACGCGTCTTTACCAAAAGCACAGTGGGATGCATTTTGGAATTTTATGTGCTTGTGGGAAGACAGTAGCCACGGAGTGCATAATTTCGTTTATGCAGACCAATTATTAGACCAGGCTGAAAATGCGTTAGGTCTGTAG
- a CDS encoding cytochrome c3 family protein translates to MKYFAPLQLILVLAFSLKSFGQFYDDPKNHDCLRCHSQQTYSFHNDMMDTEEKRLMNPYLIIDTIQLRAGVHQSFDCTDCHSYDYFTYPHDASLKLEPLMTCLDCHGGDESYAKYEFERINEEVAKSIHHESFGDNFTCSKCHNQHYYTTSARTSSSITEIVENSNEMCLSCHSDMKRFSLVSDNEKAAVVDIHDWLPNRELHFKHVRCIECHTAVEEDLMVSHNILSKEDAVRRCAECHSANSLLKASLYKYQNLQERAEDGTALGMLSNENYVIGSHQIPILKTISLIIFFASLAGITIHVIFRIIIKKK, encoded by the coding sequence ATGAAATATTTCGCACCATTACAACTTATTTTGGTATTAGCATTTTCGTTAAAAAGCTTTGGACAATTTTACGATGATCCAAAAAATCATGATTGTTTACGGTGTCACTCACAGCAAACCTATTCGTTTCATAACGATATGATGGATACTGAAGAGAAACGCCTTATGAATCCATATCTGATTATTGATACGATTCAACTGCGGGCCGGAGTTCATCAAAGTTTTGACTGTACCGATTGTCACTCGTATGACTATTTTACTTATCCACACGACGCTTCATTAAAGTTAGAACCTTTAATGACCTGTTTAGATTGCCACGGCGGAGACGAATCGTATGCAAAATACGAGTTTGAAAGAATTAATGAGGAAGTTGCAAAAAGTATTCACCACGAAAGCTTTGGTGACAATTTCACCTGCTCGAAATGCCATAACCAACATTATTACACTACTAGTGCACGTACAAGCAGCAGTATTACAGAAATTGTTGAAAACAGTAATGAAATGTGTTTATCGTGTCACAGCGACATGAAAAGATTCAGTTTGGTTTCTGATAACGAAAAAGCTGCAGTGGTTGACATTCACGACTGGCTTCCTAACCGGGAATTACATTTTAAACACGTTCGTTGCATTGAGTGCCATACCGCGGTTGAAGAAGATTTAATGGTGTCACACAACATTCTTTCAAAAGAAGATGCAGTGCGACGTTGTGCCGAATGTCACTCTGCAAATTCATTGTTGAAAGCATCGTTGTATAAATACCAGAACCTGCAGGAAAGAGCAGAGGACGGAACTGCATTAGGAATGCTTTCAAATGAAAATTACGTAATCGGATCGCACCAAATCCCGATATTGAAAACAATTAGCCTGATTATCTTTTTTGCATCATTAGCAGGAATTACCATTCACGTGATTTTTAGAATTATTATCAAAAAGAAATAA